The segment atttatcaatccaagagggtcgtagaaccgctcaatcgtagataaaaccgaccgctttgatggctttgagcttgtgtccagtgcggacaaggcaaaaagcagctgatccgaagcagggtcccacgctaagccgagagttttggcaatgtcgcttccatcattaaactttaggaacttctctatgtcatcttcaggggttccctcaagtacttgctggtgactggagcaccatttcctaagtctaaaattaccacgggacagtaaagctgatgtttggtgcatcttgtccatgacctgtgcgaccgaattaccgcccgaaataaggtcatccacgtaaaactcctgccgcagagcagctgagccaagagggtaggactcaccctcgtcgatggccagctggtgcattgcgcggaccgctaaaaatgatgcagccctcgtcccgtatgtgacggtgtctaatgtgtagacttgaacctcggactcgatggaatctcgccataggatgcactgatacaaattgtcgggtggagacactcgtacgcagcggtacattttacaaatgtccccagtgagagcgactggatatgttcgaaagcgaatcaatatgttaaacaatgcaggctgaataacagggcctgtcatcatcacatcatttagagaatatccagttgatgtagctagGGATCCGTcgaaacgacacggagttttgtcgtcgtactgtcctcctttaggacacagtgatgaggcaagaaatatttgcagagactacgggaatcagggttgacttggtgcatatgatgcatatcaatgtactccctcataaaggcggaataccgctccttgagtgtaggattacgctccagttttcgctccagactgatgaaccgtcgataagcctgagcataagattctcctaaacgatcagtattgttatttagcggcagacgaactgcatagtCCCCGGATGgaaaccgtgaaaggtggcttacgaaatgtgcttcacaatcgtcttcttctttggtattcaacccagcctccacacaattctcgacttcccaaaacatacgaagagttttatccaaccttgcttccatctcagctatcgaatctggacaattgtgcgtagccaaaagcgccgagcttgataccttctgtccaccgccagatacgatccacccaagccgggtcttctgcagaagaggcagtccatcggtgagtttgatttgccctacgcagaggagatcataaaaaacgctcgcaccaatgagaagatcaacccggtGAGGATtcaaaaatgcaggatcagcgagctgaatgttagatggaatacgccaatcggatacatttactgtcatacttggttgagaatcggtaatcgtgggggcgatgagagcagtaagtgtagttgtgtaagcagaggtgcgagaatgcatacaaatgcttatggtggatccctcagtagaaacgctggtatcgcccagcccagacacaagtgcagacgattgagttctcctaagctgaagctgctgggcgaacctggatgtgacgagatgcagctgcgatcctgaatctaagatggcacgacaaggaactaaaacgccagaccgattctttacgagaaccacggctgtagccagaagcacgacatcagagtgaagaccttgggcagcaagagaggtagacgaaggtagagacgagctgctagcagaattttgagcaacggaaagagtgtccggttgaacggccagatcgggaggagtaatacctgggcagccttgtgttgtgggctgtatactatcgaagtgcaacaaactatgatgcctaccgccgcatactcgacattttccactattgcatgcgcggggccggtgccccggctttaggcaattgaagcttagggaaagcttcttcacttctttgtggcgcagcaacggtgagagatttccgaatatcttgcacgagtatattccatggcccgctgagtggcaaaagacgcatacagacgagtcggcggaagagttggaagctacaaacgttttcttaacctgcgtataggaatggcattttcccacctgatcgctactagcgtgtgtcgctgtagcatattccaaccgctccattttctggcagcgttgctgcaagaattcgaagaattcctctgcggtaggtatagcatccgacgatgtgtgctcctcccatttggtttgcgtcttctgcagcagcatgttgatgaccatgaatcctgaaatctcctcagcagttcccaatgtctgcaacgctcgcatgtgtaaattgactgcatccgaaaactcccgaagccttttagcagaaggcgagtctaccctctatagcccaagaatcttcttgatgtgtgcctggaaaacaagtcttttgttattaaagcgtttattaagtatatccagagccgcacgataattggcactggagagctctaacgatcgaaccgaatccaaagccgcatcagcgaggcaagagcgaaggtgctggaatttctcgatgtcactgagatccgcatccgcttcaatcaccgatttgaacattgccataaaatccgagaactcgacgtatccaccagaaaatttgggcaccttcagctcaggaagtcgctgcttgtgagccatgatgatggtactatgtccggaatggcttggcagagtcgtagaatgggcagcggcgtgtgactagcttacttcaacagcagccagcaactcagctttcaacgatatgaaaagagtatcgaagatttcgcgcagctcactcccaatctcgttttgatcgagagcctccaactcattatgggccttattaaattcctctcgaatttctgccaacatatcaaggcgcacctcgacttccgcggcggtcagcttatcgattttattccccgcgaaggattcgccaagcctgtgcaatcgatcatataatgactgacttttacgcttatacagactcagtctggaatcagccaccacaatatttccgcccgcgcctgtattcggatcgttgtccatgttaaccgttgtgaaattcgacacaacaacggaaaatgaaataccgcttaagcgacgatgtatagacgcgagagcgagaatgcaagacacgaaaagtcaagaaccgcggctgcagctgcgcagagaatgagagattcgacgcttaaagtaccggaatttgtctataaatattccagccgcactctcactgaatttgcactttaaactgtttttcaacgtgcacccaaatgtatttgttggtagttgaactacccaacaacaaaatattgtataaataataagtgttttaacggaacgcgattaagcaatggttttatatcacgtcgggggtcaccaatgtttgaggtgccaagcttttttggcacctatgtgtttcaaaaatgaaaagagattttgggttaaactttataattcgtatttaatcttggtggcttagcggaagccaccgtcgcggcagtgtttagtgggttttgaagtcctcgaggatcgaggtatttttcgcataggccagtagttgctgtggcgtcctcttggaggcatcttccagtgatgccagcactggggcgcccaggtacttcctccttgcccttaagagagcaggacagttgcagatgagatgttccagggtttcggttgccccaggttcgtcacatttcctacaactgtctctgtttgtgatgcctagctttgttgcatgcgccgcagccaggcaatggcccgttaatattcccactaataatctgcagtccttccgtggtaggtgcagcaggtagtggctgagtttgtcattgcgttccttgcacatgattttcgaggttctgcaggcggtggtactcctccacctacattcggtttgtgatccggcctgcttttctagatcgctttgcagcgttctgagggagacaggcacgttctcggttctcgtattccccagcccgacgccttccttagctagtacgtccgccgtcgcgttcccttcgatgccctggtggctgggaatccagtagatccgcactgactttgtcgtgcttagggtatctagtgcctccctgctcgccaagacatttctggaactgactgcggacgactgcatggatcttatcgccgcttggctgtcgacgaataggttgaccgcatcgtgtgctctttcagtgagaagagcgacttccgctgctttcctgatggcaaaagcctctgcctggaatatgctacagtggtccggtagcttatatgacagccttatctcagggtctgtacagtataggcccgctcctactcctccgtccatcttggagccgtccgtatatatattgaggtgctccgtttggtctcttccgattttccagtcttcaggtcccaaggatgcagttgtttttacgtcgaggcatgtttggggggtcatgtagtcagttgatctgttcatttcccttccaattgaactatgcccgtattcttgtggcgacatatttcctgaagcgatgaggcgttgtgctgcctttcctgcagtcagacgggcgtggatgtctaggggttcgattccaagtagggtttcgagtgcttttgttggggttgacctcagcgcccctgtaatacagagcaaagcctgtcgctgagtcctttccataagcttatgatacgttttctttccagtagcttgccaccacactaagactccatacagcagagttggtcgcaccaccgagatgtaaatccaatgcatcagagccggagataggccccatgtgctgctgagcatcttcttggatgcataaagcgcaatggtggccttcttcaccctttccaatacattgggtttccatgccagtttactatccagtactgtgcccaggtatttgacttgtgtttttggggttagcctagtttgattgatcttcgggggggtccatatcggtaccttgtacctcttgttaaagaggatgaggtccgtcttgtccgcgttgatactgagtcctacttcttccgcccactcgcgtatcttcctgagtgttcgttgcattagtgagctgagggtcgatgggcaaacacccgtaataagtatgcttatgtcgtccgcataagctgttattattgaggccttcctttcgtatctcttgatgaggtcgtcgaccaccagattccacaggaggggcgacaggactccaccctggggtgtgcctctgtgtgcctctttcaccatggaagcggtgccccactctgattgcacccgtctgcaacctaggaggttccttatccacaggttgattgctgggtgtgtattagttgctaccaggcaatttgttattgcttccgtagccacgttgttgaatgctccggagatgtccacgaatactcccagtgcatactttttattgtgaagggctttctcaatggtagctactaccgaatgtagtgcggtctccaccgatttccctttagtataggcatgctggttggttgacatcagtccccctacctcatttctgatgtgtaagtccagcagcttttctagcgtttttaatataaaggaggtaaggcttatcggtctatagtccttgggactcgcatggctgcactttcctgcctttgggaggaagacaactctcgaggttctccattggatagggatatagccagtacttatacaagctgtgaatattgcggagagccatggggtaatcgcctctttggtcacctgcatcatggctgggaatatcccgtcaagtcctggtgcttttgtgcccgcaaaggagtctattgcccagtggattcgcttggtggttaacaaatctgttggggggtgttgttcctcggttgctaggtcctggtgctctttggcatcagcgacctcggtgcaaccagggaaatgttcctccattagtgctgttagggcttcgtcactgccctctgtccactgtccgtcatctagcttaaattggctttgtatggtaggctgcttagagagcagcttccgtagccgtgcggtttctggtactttctcgatgttggagcagaaggtcctccacgagttccgttgtgctttacgtatttccttcttgtagctcctgagtaggagtctgtattcctcatagacgatcccttcgttcgcttgtttggcgatcttaaagaattccttgaggttgtccctttgaagagagagatcccggctccaccagagtggcttggacctcttcttcgtcctcgagggtttgcacgatgtgtggtaggcgtccagcaacgcgttggatagggtctctagagacttctctatgtcctccgcggatttcactgtgcccggactcgcgagcttcgaagtaactgtctttttaaacttttcccagtttgtattccgggggtttctatagactattaccttcgaagaatgtttgaagtcgcacttaaactgaatgtacttgtgatctgagaaggagggtctttcaaggaccctccagctagataccgtagtactgtttcccgttgctagtgttaggtctagcacgttggatgaagtcggacccacgaaggtgtgctcctccccgacgtttgctatatatagatgAGTATAAAGTATAAGgtctaagagtgactcacctctatcattgatgtcggtgcttccccacacattgtggtgggcattggcatccgtcccgatgacgagttgatagtttttggtgccggcttctgtcaccaggctcctgagttcgtcgggtggtgcgggtctgtcgtgaccatgtagcaggaagccaccagacggcgcttttcctcgctttccagcatcacaaccgtcaggtcatccgtgctgtaatgagacataaggtaagcatggattccctttcgtacgagtacgacggttctgttcctgcttaccgatgttgcgtagaacagtttgtgatttgaggactttagtccggccactgaattgcctgtcgcaatccagggctcctggactagagctatgtcggcgagcccttgctccatggcgatgaggagctccgccgacgctaccttgcttttatgcaagtttagctgcagcacactcagcatgggtggctggctcacttgcatccgacgggttgactactaacgtcaggtaaccgtcttcctcgtcttcgtcctcaagcgcaagaccctgggcggcctccacgatggactcgagacctaagtccttttccacctcgcctacctgcagggtatgcgtgtccttgtcctcagggtggcgctttttgaggcgcaggtagacgctacccatgccccacgccatcttcccgaacttgggatacagcagatcttctgcctccttgtttatttggaggatcacacattggcccccctcgttgggtagtgggctaccaatgtgtaggatcctccaatcggtcgttggcacgtccgcgttttgccgctgaaggagcttcagcgctcggtctccctggattgtgatggggaagagtaccttcgccttaggcttggacgggataagctcccggtccacaacctccagcttggccccctcccacatcgcctccagttggcagaccgtacgcgtcagccaccttagggttggatcgtcgttgcactttaggatcttaaccccatttagccacccagcaccatcgaacgtgggcataggggccgcggggtcttcttccatgtgtgcaaacagtgcgtcgacgagacgcgcgtgcacaagcttccactgtgccgctgacatcttgccgttttcctcgctccggtcgatgagtgccacgatcaaatgtcgtttggtcacatcgctgaccttcgcgttcgatttcgatggcttcttggccactttctgtggaggggctgcactcttgggcccgcgttgccgcttgcttgCCCGAGTgtctttaatggcactctcagtcgagcgttgcctcttggtggccatcatctcctccaccttatcGGAatattcgccattcgacgccctcatctgtggcatctgggcgtaatgtagtcggccctcctctactcgctgctcggcccaggctagcttgaccttctcctcctgggagatgtctactttaccttgcagccgTCTTTTGATattgagggccgctttgtattgtgctttggccttcatcccctccttggaacgcttcggcccttccctacgcagggagctggtgcctggttccggtgagcggagaaggctctcttcctccgtcctgctcatagagagcacgctctccagatccgtgtctgtgtcgactacggcatctgtgcggctcaacttgcaggctgcggagtgagttgtttttgttgttgttgttgtggcagtagctttacaactgacttggcctgctcccgccaaatctgaggtgtgaccgctggcgacacgcagagaggattgctcctccccgtgcccgccggtggtagcagtcacgcttcccaccgacgtttgggttgacatcccaacccgtgctttctccttcttcgcctccatatttggcccgagggtccatactggttaatatttttcggggggaccaccccctagcgttttagaCCTGACCGCCAgtcacctctagccatggccctggttcggttcccccgactttgaatcgggaagacgccggaccatagccttagctagacactgcattaccccggacagagcaagcgacagtgcattacccttgtcccgggtaatgcagtgtccattgcccagccggcaccctcgtggagggttcagctagaggattttcgCCAGCCGCAgagggttagcatagaactaaactatagacgacggcgttagatcaaagtgattgccgaagtggcggcagcagatcaaagtagttgccgaagtggcggcggcagagagcccctttagcgggagagcgcagcagctctgcagaacgtcaacgttttacaacataggcggctctctctgctcatacaataataatgttaaagttacggttattcttcagcggctggcccgaacagaAAACTTTCATTTGAAATATCATTTCAACacagttttttgttttggtttggtaTTTGGAATCATACAGTTTgttgtatgtatttatatggTATGCATCGTTTGTCCATTTGTAATCGTTTTGTCCATAATTACAATCGTCTTTTGCTGCCGAACAGAATTCCCAATTTAATGCAACAATTTCTATGGCTTTTGCCCTTGGATATTGTAGATTATTGGGGCAAACATTATTCCGGTAATTATTTGGGCTAAGTGGGCGCAATCAATTTTCAATTAGTCTCATGCAATGCGACTCGTAATTGTGCACACATATCTTGGGGGAAAAAAAAGAAGCGGGTCTGTCATTGGTAATTATTGCAAATTATACGGCGCTCATATATATGGGATATGCTTGCAATAATGCCAATCGAAAATTCTTGAATGAAACAAAGGAAACCAACGTCCAGAAGcaacatacacacacagagagagagatggagagatcGAGAAAATATTACTCAATTACGAGTCAGGTCTCCCCGGACAATGGTAACGATAGGCATAACGGCCGCTTTCCCATAAACATTCCACGACTCCCTTTTTAGCCAGGCCGTAAATTGAAGTAATAACAatcatgtggcatgtggcactGTGGCACTGTGGGCGGGATAATAGTTGCTGACTTTATGTGAACGTTCCACATTGATTTCGGTATTAAACGGAAATATGTATAAACTGTGGACAAGAAAGGAATTTCTTCTTTGTGCTCCTCTGGCTTTATCTTCTTCGTTGGGCAGGAATGACCAAATCGATCTGTTTGACTTGGATGTTGCTTCACATCAGTTTCAAAAAATCAATGGACATTGTATTCCCCCCGCAATTAGCGAAGAACTGGCCCTTGGGGGGCTGCCACCTGGGCATGGCCTGCATTGATAAAGTGACCGCCTGTCCCACCCTGCCCGTTCCGGCAAgaaatttgcataaaaaattcaaataaaataaaacgacAAGCCTTATAATCATTAGCCAGCGGCCATGTCGGCTCTCCTGGGTGCAGTGGGCCTGGTCCTGGGCATGGACAGTGGGCGCGAGATGCCTGCAACAGGGCGCTTCCCTTCCTCCTAGGAGGAAaaatatacacacatacataacGTACTTAGTGTCTTTGTACAGTGCGTTTCATAACTTTAGGATTCTTGTGCAGGATGTTTTTGGGCTCGATAGTGGATCCCTATCCCTATGGCATGTAATTATCTCGGTGCGGTTCCCACCAGAGTTAGGACCGTTTGATTGAGTAGAATGTCGAAGCCGATTGTGAACTGCGGACGGGATTGCAAGCGCCAGCACATCAGAGAGTTAACCAGTTGCCTCGTGGCGGGACTGGTGGGGTACCAGTTGTCCAGCTGCTCGATGAGGCGGAGGCACCGCCGGCCCTCGAGGACTGCGCGTTCGCAGTAGAAGGGTCCGATGAGCAGCTTATACAGAGGAGCGGCCATGCAGAGTGCCACGTAGCCCAGCAAAACCGGGCTGCCTTTGTGCTGCTCCCGCTTCAGATTCAGCTGCATTTCCTCATCTTCGCTCTCCTCCATGCTCGCCACACCCATGCCGAAGATGATGTAGAGCTCGCTGGTGGTGATGGCCAGGTCGTGGGCCATCGACATCCACAGGCTGAACGCGTACACCCGATTGATCTCCGGGATGAGCTGAAGCAGCTCTTGGACAATGGCCACGGCCTGTCGGACGTGCTGCTCTCTGAGCTGCCGCTGCGGGAATCGCCACTCCAGAAACTTTGGACTGAGGATCTTCTGGAGCAGCCGGAAGCGGATGGAGAGCAGCTCGACGAGACTCATGTGGACGTAGCCCTTGAAGTGAGGGCCCCCCGTCACGATGACGTAACAGTAGGCGGACAGCAGGAACAAAGTGCGGTGCCCTCTGGCCATCTGGATCACGGCGCTTGTGATGGCCCCCAGGTAGAGCACGGTGACCGTCACCAGCACCACAATGTTCTTCCTGAGCAGCTTCCGGTAATTAAGGCTGGCTCCAAAGTCCCGCATCAGCAGCGTATCCATAGCGAACAGGCGCACATAGATGCTAATGTGGCGGCGGGCGGCCGCCTGCAGGGACAGCACCGTGACCACAAACACCAACGAGGACATGACCACCTCCAGAGCCGCAATGCTCAGCACCATCTTGTCGACGGCTGCCATTCGCTTGCGGATCTCCTCGCTCCCCAACAGACCGCTGAGCGAGACGAACAAGACCAGGACCGCCAGTCCTGCCATGCCCAGCGA is part of the Drosophila miranda strain MSH22 chromosome Y unlocalized genomic scaffold, D.miranda_PacBio2.1 Contig_Y1_pilon, whole genome shotgun sequence genome and harbors:
- the LOC117189407 gene encoding putative gustatory receptor 57a, translated to MAVLYFFREPETLYDCASFICGLQFVMCCNEFSGRGTGFTITRWKRIYSLGMAGLAVLVLFVSLSGLLGSEEIRKRMAAVDKMVLSIAALEVVMSSLVFVVTVLSLQAAARRHISIYVRLFAMDTLLMRDFGASLNYRKLLRKNIVVLVTVTVLYLGAITSAVIQMARGHRTLFLLSAYCYVIVTGGPHFKGYVHMSLVELLSIRFRLLQKILSPKFLEWRFPQRQLREQHVRQAVAIVQELLQLIPEINRVYAFSLWMSMAHDLAITTSELYIIFGMGVASMEESEDEEMQLNLKREQHKGSPVLLGYVALCMAAPLYKLLIGPFYCERAVLEGRRCLRLIEQLDNWYPTSPATRQLVNSLMCWRLQSRPQFTIGFDILLNQTVLTLVGTAPR